The following proteins come from a genomic window of Panulirus ornatus isolate Po-2019 chromosome 21, ASM3632096v1, whole genome shotgun sequence:
- the LOC139756205 gene encoding uncharacterized protein → MDFLGDNKCSATSLAAPRLVSTTRHLVGMILIRSKIVRDPHRLGPYHHKLLSSTKRGLPSGSDVETLCGGGEREGVRVARARARRQERAGISTPSTRKHHHSSCLPKTIMRLSASILWLWQRLDDPSM, encoded by the exons ATGGACTTCCTTGGAGATAACAAGTGTAGCGCCACCTCGCTGGCTGCACCCCGCCTCGTCTCCACCACCCGGCATTTGGTTGGGATGATCCTCATCAG gTCGAAGATTGTACGAGATCCCCATCGCCTTGGGCCGTACCATCACAAACTGCTCTCCTCCACCAAGCGAGGCTTACCATCTGGCTCTGATGTAGAgacattgtgtggtggtggagagcgggAGGGAGTGCGTGTGGCCAGGGCGCGGGCGAGGAGGCAGGAGCGAGCTGGCATTTCGACACCATCGACCCGgaagcaccaccacagctcatgTCTACCTAAAACAATAATGCGACTTTCTGCTTCGATTCTGTGGCTGTggcagag